Below is a genomic region from Penaeus vannamei isolate JL-2024 chromosome 18, ASM4276789v1, whole genome shotgun sequence.
cacacgactatatatatatatatatacacacacacacacacacacacacacacacacacacacacacacacacacacacacacacacacacacacacacacatatatatatatacatatatatatatataacatatatatatatgcatatatatatatatatatatatatatatatatatatgtatgtatgtatgtatgtataaatccacatacacatattacatgCAAACGGAAAACAGCCTTATCTGCCCCAGATGCGTAAAGCAACACTGGCAGCGTCAGAGAGCGTCAGCCTTGTCTATCCTGGCGATAAGAGCCCCGTCTCTTTCCTGACGCGCCCTCAGTGTCCGTCCCGGTCTCACGCCCCGACGATGCGCTGGTGAACGCACGAGTCCAGCGCCgcaggagaggaggcgagagtgtCCTGGGGATTCCTGCGTTCGGGAGGCTGTCCGCGAGCGCCTTGACGATGGCGACGGACAACAACGAGTGGCTCGGTGCCTACGCGATGTACTTTTTCATTTCGCTGACCATGTTTATGGCCTTCGTCTTGCTGCTCGAGTCCCTCGTGACGATCGTCGTGCTGGTGAGGAACCATGTGCTCAGGGACATGAACTGCGCCCAGTTCATCGGCAACATGGCCGTGTGCAGCATCGGCATCGCGGTCATTCTCTTCACGTGGATGGTCGTCAAGCTCACGACCAGCGGGAAGTACAGCTGGTGGCGGTGCCTCACCTTCAAGATCTCCGTCCGCTTCCTGCACACGGTGACGGTGTTCAACCTGTGCTGCCTCTCCCTCGACCGCTACCTCTTCATCTGCTGGCCGCTGCACTACCACCAGCTGCTCACGCCCCGCCGCTGCTCCCTGCTCGTGGCCGCCTGCTGGCTCGCGGCGGCCGGCGTGCTCGGCCTGCCCGGCCTCCCGGCGCTCGACCTGTGCCCGCAGCGCGGCGACAGGTTCCGGGTCAGCAAGGAGGTCATGATCAGCTACATCAGCGTGTACGGCGtgtcggtggtcgtggtggtggtcttCTACCTGCTGGTGGCCAGGGAGGTGTCCGTGGCcctggtgggcgtgcgggcggaccaGCTGCGGGCGCGGAGGAAGACCAGGCAGAGCATCTTCACCGTCGTCTTCATCCAGCTGGTGCTGTCCGCGCCCGACGTGAGTCgctcctctgtctctccatctccatatatatatatatatatatatatatatatatatatatatatatatatatatatatatatgtgcgtgtgtgtgtgtgtgtgtttgtgtttgtgtgtgtgtgtgtgtgtgtatgtgtatgtgtacgtgtgtgtgtgtgtgtgtgtgcatgtataaatatacacgcgtAAGCGTCATTTCCCCCGCGGATCCTTGGTAGCTACAGAAATACATAATTTGTAGCAATCTTCTGTCGAAAATCTGTTGctcttttatatcatcattacgttACAAACTGATTTAAGACTTCATAGAAGGGAGTGATTCATTACGTGCGTGAATTGCTTGCACAGATACCAAAATAATCTCTGAGGCAGGCAGATGGCTTCACTCAAGCGCAGATTCAAGGCGCGTAACAGAGCCACTCCTGTAACGCTGAAGATCCTTAACCTCCAAAGTTTTCCCACAGCTTTTAAAAGAAATCATACACTCCTATTGAGACAAGACAAAAAGCACCGTAAATGTGAATACGAgaacgagataaaaagagagagaaagacaaaagaccgTTGAAGCAAGCAGTAACAATTTTTTTTCAACGTAAATAAAGATGGCGCAAGCGAGTCTCCACCAAAACAAACCTCGGGCCGAGAGGTTCACGGAAGGCGCCAAGTGCAGCTCCCACCTTCCCCCGAGCAGAGATAAACATTTCAAACCTTGCGATGACAAACTAAATACTGACGACCTTCTTTCTCGCTTCGTCACGTGACAGATTTCCCTCCATTTTGAGGCTTAGTGAATGAGACGCGACTGGGATCTATGTGGCTTCGTTAAGGTTGAATATCCTATGCTCAGCCAGGGCGTGAGTCAGCATAAGGGGAGATTTTTTCAGAGAATGTTGTGCTGAAATGTAAAAATGGAAATGAGACTGGGGTAATTACAGCAATGTTAACCGTGGtggttattaatcttatcattgtttattgtgcttattgttgctattgcttcataactattatgattttAATCGTTCTTTCGTTGTgtctactatcattgttatcattatctatatattattataatagttattattatcattattatcatcttcatcaccatcatcattatcatgatcattattatcattatgatcattattatagttcatttgcatcattaatatcattacaatcgttatcatcatcacataattatctttataattattattattattactatcatcagtattgttattatcattattaatatcattattattatcatcattattattattgctggtgttatcattaataccatattatcattattatcatttcca
It encodes:
- the LOC113830069 gene encoding olfactory receptor 4N5 (The sequence of the model RefSeq protein was modified relative to this genomic sequence to represent the inferred CDS: added 34 bases not found in genome assembly): MATDNNEWLGAYAMYFFISLTMFMAFVLLLESLVTIVVLVRNHVLRDMNCAQFIGNMAVCSIGIAVILFTWMVVKLTTSGKYSWWRCLTFKISVRFLHTVTVFNLCCLSLDRYLFICWPLHYHQLLTPRRCSLLVAACWLAAAGVLGLPGLPALDLCPQRGDRFRVSKEVMISYISVYGVSVVVVVVFYLLVAREVSVALVGVRADQLRARRKTRQSIFTVVFIQLVLSAPDMVIQLMSLQDSVHTVQAASVSPILLLFVQLLFLPVYAWKNTLYRAAIVQLFSPALRFVSSSARSPHSRSNSRSTAKTLANTSRELVLGNNQEHEV